Below is a genomic region from Flammeovirgaceae bacterium SG7u.111.
CGCTGCCAAAATGAAAATGGCCTTGTTGAGCTTGAGTAAGTGAGCAAGGGAAATCCCTACTATTAGTTGGTAGCCCCAAATGGGGAAAATACCCATAAACACCCCAAATCCGATAGAAAGAGCTTTGATGTGGGTAGGCTCTTCTTGGTCAAGCAAGTTCTTCTTAAGAAAATTCTTTATTTTTTTTTTTGTAAGGTTTTTCAATAACCTTTTGGGCAAGTAATACAGCAAAGTGAGTGTGACCAAGTAAGTATTCAGCACGCTAATACGCGAAAAATCTTGGAAGGGGCGGAAATGCGTCACCCGTTCTTCGGGCGGGTCGTAGTGGATTTGGATGGGAATGTTCACTACATCAATATCTTTCCACGCAGCTTTTACAATTACCTCTACTTCAAACTCGAAGCGGTTGGTGAAATACTTGATTTTTTCCATCGCCTGTACGGGATAAAGCCGAAAGCCCGATTGGGTGTCGGTGAGTTTTATTCCCGTTTCCACCCAAAACCAGAAGTTGGAAAAATTATTCCCAAAATTGCTCTTTCCAGGCACATTCGTTTCGCTCATGTTTCGAGCTCCTATCACCAAAGAATTTGGATTCTCTTTTATCTGCTCCAAAAAAAGTGGGATATCGGATGCGAAATGTTGCCCATCGCTATCCATTGAAACTACATAGTCGAAACCGTGGGAAAGCGCCCATTTGAAAGAAGTGCGGAGGGCTTTTCCCTTTCCTTGGTTTTTGGGAAAGTTGATACAGTGTATTTGCCCATCAAAGGACTGGAGGATCTCTGAGGTGGAATCGGTAGAGCCATCGTTTACCACTAGTAAATCGGAAGTGTAGGGGAGGACATCTTTGATGATTTTCCCAATTTTATGCTCATTATTGTAGGTGGGGATTACCACGCAGCACTTCAATTCCTTTGTTATTTCCCCCCAATTTGTCTCCTCCATAATTATAGAAGCTATTTGAATTGTTTTTTTCGTAAAGAAAATGAGTTGTTTTGTTCTTGAACGAGGCATTTTTGAGAAGAATAGCAGAGCTATTTGCCGAAAAAATAACGAAGTTCTGGGGCAGAATAGCCATTTGAATAGAAACTAAAATAGTTCAAATAGCTTCTGAAAATATTCCGCTAAACTTAATGCAAACTTCGCCGCTTTCCAGTTTTCCAATAGCTTTTACCACCTTGTTTTTTCCATCCTCCTTCACTTGGAGCGAGAAGTTCAAAAGTTTGCTTTTTGTAGGGTCAACTACTGATAAAAACTTAATGTTTTGAGCTTTGTCTAAACGGAAGTTTTGTCCGTAGTTTTTACCTAAAAGCTCTCCAACCATCTCTACTTGGCATGCACCTGGCAACACGGGGTTTTCGGGGAAATGCCCTTCAAAAATGCTGTGCTCGGCATTTATTGCTAGCTCCGCCTCAATACTGCCCTCTTCGGCATTCCAAGTTTTTATTTGGTACAAATCGTCCAATAGCATTTAGTTTCTATTTAAAATTTGTCAGCTTCAAGCGAAGCCCAGCTATTTTATGTTCTACTACAATAGTTTTGGGAATCGCACTTGCTTCGTAAGTATAATCGACCATTACTTTGTCTACTCCTGTGCTTTTTCTTTCGGCTTTTAGAATTCTATTGCGTGTCTCATCTAGCCAAAAGCGGTGAGTTTCCTTGCCCTTTACTTTCGCTAAATGCATTTCCTCTTTTTTTCTTTTTTTGTAAATAACTTCGCCATTGTAGTACCTATTTGCCATAAGTAGCAGCCTAAAGTCATTTTCCAATTGGGTTAAAAATACATCTTTTTGAAGCTGTTCCAAAAGCTTAATCGCTTCCATTTTCTCTTCGGTGAGCCTGAAAGCCATCACCGTAGGCCCCAGTTCGCTCATGAAGCGGATATGGATGCCTTTTTGGTCGGGTTTTACCACCACAAGCCCACTGAAATGGTAGTCTTTAAAATCGACAGTAGTCCTAAAAATAACCCCTTTCGAAGCTTCGTCCAAAAAGCTTTTTGGTAATACTTTGTGGGTGTTTACCTGCTTGCTTGTAGAGCAGCTGGCGCAAAAAAGAAGCAGGCTAATGAAGAATAAACGAGGAGTCATCAATCGGTTTGTTCAGTTTTCTGTTGTGAAAATTGAGGCTTGTATAGTCGCCCGTAGGCTCAATTAGTTTGATGCTTACAACACCAAAATCTGCTTTATCAAAGTAAATTTCAATAGAATTGATGATTTCCTTCATCTGGCTGTTGGTGCTGTTTAGCTTTGCCATGTAGTTTGCCGCTGATTCAAAATACGAAATATCAAACCGCTCGCTATCGAGGATATTTCCCTGCACACTATTGACAATAATGTTGTTGATTTCCTTAAAGGTTTTGCTCGATTCAAGATCAAACGTATTGGTTTTTTCCTCGTCTTTGATGAACATTTTTTGTTGGTTTAGTACGATCATGTACTCAAATGGCTCGCTGTATTCCCACCTCAGTTTATCAGGAGCTTTGAATTTGATTTTCCCTTTGGAAGTCAATGCACTCGACAGGATTTCCATGTGCTTCACCTGCTCAAAATCTGCTTGAATGCTGCTGGTTTCTTTGGAAAGCTTGGTAATACCGGTTTTCAGCACCTCAGGGTTTTGCATAGGCTTTAGTGTTTCATCTTGCGCATGAAGTGCGAAAGAGAAAGAAAAGATCAGCAGTAAAAGCGTAAGTTTATTCATAAGGTTTAGATCAAATTTAAAGCCTAGGCTATGAAAACTGCCTTAGTGTTTAATGGAAACTAATTCATCAAGCCCTACACAAGTATAGCCTTTTTTGGTAGCGATGGTCAATATTTCTTCCAACAACCAATCGCTTTTTTCTACGTGGTCGTGAAATAGAAGAATCGCTCCTGGGCTGATTTTGGACTTGATTTGTTTTACCAATTTCTCATCCTTTTTCCTCAACGTATCGAGCGAGCGAATGTTCCAACCGATGGCTTTATGCCCCGTTTTTTTCAAAGCTTTAGCAATTGGCGGGTTGGTTACGCCATAGGGTGGGCGGAAAAATACAGGTTTTTCCCCTGTGATTTTCTCGATCGCTTCATCCGTATGGCTGATTTCTTTGATCATTCGTTTCTTCCCAAAAAAATCAATGAAAAAGTGATGGGAAAAGGAGTGGTTTCCAATCGTATGTCCCTGCTCGTGTATCGATTTTACAATTTCAGGATGCTTTTCCACATTTTTTCCTATACAAAAGAAGGTAGCCTTAGCCTTATGCTTTTGGAGAATTTCGAGCAGCTTTGGCGTATTTTCACAAGGCCCATCGTCAAACGTGATGGCTATTTTTTTTTCAAGTGTGTTTACTCTCGTTGTTGCATCTAAGAAATAATTGCATTGCATGTTGGCTGCGCCGAAGCCAATATCAGCCATAAAAACAATCACTAAGATGAGATAAGCCCAAAAAGGGGTAAAGAAGTAAAAGTCGCTAAGGGCAAGAGCCGCAAGCAATACAAAAAACATGGGCTTTGTATGAGAATATTTTAGCATTTTTTCAGTAGGATCAGGGAATGATACTTATTGTTAAAGTTGTTGTAGATCAACAAGTTGTCAATCTTGCTTGGGCCATCCCCCAAAATAAGTGTTTTTTGGAAAACCTGTTGGTTCTTCACCATATTTGCCCCAAGGTTTAACCCCAAGGCACTGGCGGTAAAATATTCCCCACTGATATTTTTAAAACTGACAAGGGCTATTTCTCCAAAAAGTTCTTCACTAAGCTTTTTATCAGCCCCTGTTACTACAGCATCAAGCCCAGAAGGCGTTATTTCTGCTTTTTCTAGGCTTGAGCTTATCCAAGCTTTTACTTCTTCGTCACTTTCAGGGTTATAAAGTGTTTCGAATGCACTTATTTGTGCATAAGAACTGGCAGAAGCTTGGTTTGAAAGTATAAAAAACGCCGAGCCTTCTCCCCAAAAAGGAGCTTTGGCAGAAGCTGGGGTGCATGCTAATTTGTTTAAAATACTCAAGCTCGTTGGGATAATTTCGTCCAAACCGCCTACGAGAACTTGTGCGTTTGCCTCCGAAGTTTTCGCAATCGCATCTTCTAAAGCATTTTCAAATGAGTGTCCTCGCTGTGAATAAGTGAAAGCGTAGGAATGAGATTTTAACAAAAGGGAAACCTGCCCTGCAATGGTGTTGTGGGTAGATTGGATGAACGGAGTAGGAGAGAGCAGCCCACCATCGTTTGTCGAAAAGGCATCCAAGAATTTTTCGGTATCGGCTAGGCAGCCAAGCCCTGTTCCCACCAAAATGGCACTCGGGTCTTCCACCTCTGCTTCTTCCAAGCTTTTGAGCGAGGTAGCTACGCCCATCTTTATGATCCTCGACATCCTTCTTAGCAAGCGGGCATTGATCACTTCCTTGTAGGTTGGTTCAAGGCATTTGAAGTACTCATTTTCTGGGGAAACCCATTCCGAGAGGTATTGATTACCATCAAAAGTTGCTTGTGAAGAAATGGCGGAAGTTCCGTTTATAAATACGTTCATGGCGCTAGCTTATTAGGCTTTTGAAAAAAGTAAAGAAGAGCAATTTCCCCCAAACCCAAAAGAGTTGGAAAGCACATGTTTGATGCCTGCTTTTTTCTGTATTTGTTGAAGCGGAGGAGCAGACAATACTTCCATTGGTTGAGTAATTTTTTGGTTGGCAAAAGCAATTCCTTGGCTGATTGCCAACACGCTAAAAACGGCTTCTATTCCTCCGGCAGCGCCCAACGTATGCCCCGTAAAAGATTTGGTGGAGCTATAAGGTGGAAGTGTATCTCCAAAGATATTTTTGATGGCGATGCTTTCGGAAAGGTCGTTGTTTTCCGTGCCGGTTCCATGCGCATTGATGTAGGAAATATCCTCAGCAGAAATTCCTGCCATATCAAGCGCATGCCGAATAGCAAGGGTTGCCCCTGTGCCTTCGGGCGAAGATGCTGTTTGGTGATAGGCATCGCTGGCGTTGGCATATCCTGCCACTTCTGCCAAAATGGTTGCCCCTCGTTTCAAAGCAGAGTTTTCAGATTCTAACACTAAAAAAGCAGCTCCTTCGCCTAGGTTCAAGCCTTTTCGCTGCTCGTCAAAGGGCTTGCACCGTTCTTTGTCCAAGATCATGAGGGAGTTGAACCCGTGGAAAGTGAAGTAAGAAAGGGCATCGGTTCCTCCTGCCAAAGCTCCGTCAACCTTACCTTGTTTGATCAAGTCGGCGGCAAAGGCGATGGAATTAGCCGAAGAGGAACAAGCAGTGCTGATGGTGGAAATATGTTTTTTTATCCCCAATGTGTCGGCTATTAGTTCTGCACTGAATCCGCAGTCATGCGTACCGAAAGCAGCTTGGAAATCAATAGATTCTCCTTTGGCAAATTGGCTGTAATGGATTTCGGAAACATCCATACCTCCTACGCTCGTTCCATTGACCAACCCAAAGTTGCCAAGCATTTCTGAGTTGAGCGAAGCGGATTTTAGTGCCTCGGAGGCTGCTTTAAGCCCAAGAAGTGCTGTTCTTGAATTATGGTGTTGAGAAGAAAGAAGTGTTGCCGCAAGTTGCTCATTGCTGGCTTTCACTTCACCAAAAAGGAATTCGGAAGGCAATCCTTCGACTAAGCGAGCCGAATGCCCAATTCCCGTTTTTTGGTTGGAAAGCGCAGCAAGGTTCTCTTGGGTATCTAGCCCAAGAGCCGAAATGATGCCGATGCCTGTGACAACTATCTTTTCTGCCATTATTTATTTCTCTGCGTGTTGTTCAATAAACTCGCTGATGGTTTTTACCGAATAAAAAACCTTTTTTCCTTCTTCGGCACTGGCTATTTTTATTCCATAGCCTCTTTCCAAAAGCACGATCAGTTCCAAGGCATCGATGGAATCGAGTCCAAGTCCTCCGCCAAATAGCTGCTCATCGTCTTTGATGTCTTCTACGCTCACATCTTCCAGATTGAGCTGTTCTATAATCTCCCCTTTTAGTTTTTCTATAAGTGCTGACATAGCTTGTAAAGTGTTAAAAATTCAAATTTAGTAAAAAAGTAGTGTTTGCTGTTTATTCGGTAGCCCTTTCCACCAACTGCAACTCTGCATGGTAGTCTTTCTCTGTGTAATCCACTTTTCCGGTGATGCAGGCTTGGTAGCCTTCGTCCTCAAAAAGAGCTTGGATGTACTTATCGATAAACTCGGGATCGTCGGAAGGCAAAAAGCAAGTGCCTTCCCCCGTGATGCCGTGGCGGATGCAAAGTTCGCCAATCATGATATTGGGCAGGGTATAAACAAATACCGAAGGGCTTGGGAAGTAATTTTCTTTGTCTTTTATCGAGTTGAAATGCTTGGTGTCGGAAACCAGCGAAGAATGCTGATTTTGTAGAATAATGGCAATTTTTTCAGGAGCATAAGTTGAGAGGGAATGTTGTTTTAGCAAAAATTCCGTCCCGATAAAACATAATTTGCACAGCCCATCCATTTTGAAAAATTTAGGGTAAGCCAGCTCCAATTGCTGGTAGCAAGCTTTCATGTACTTGCCGAAAGTTTCAAATTCGTTAGCCACCACCATTTTATCTTGGTGAAATGCTCCCTCAGCCGTAATGCTGCTTTTGCTTGTGGTGATCAGTTTCATGCTTTTTTGAAAATTACAGCTGCATTTCCCCCGCCAAAACCAGAGGCGGTCTTTAATATATATTCTATTCCTCCTTTGGGAAGGTTTTCTTCTAATATGTTGATGCTTTTCGAAACCCCCATTTCCTCAAATCCTTTGTTTTGAAGTAAAATCCCACTATTTAGCTGGCGAATAGCCAAAGAGGATTCCAGTACGCCTGCTGCGCCAAGTGTATGGCCAAAGTAGCCTTTCAAGCTGTTGAGTGGTGCTTTTTCCAAGCCAAGGCTGCTGAAGGCTATGGCTTCCATCTCATCATTATAAGGCGTGGCAGTTCCGTGGGCATTGATGTAGCCAATTTTTTCAGGAGTGATTTCCGCCTGTTCCATCGCTTTGCTCACAGCTATTTTCAGCCCTTTTCCTTCCCTCGAAGGGCCTGAAATATGGTTTGCATCGTTTGCCTGTCCACCTCCTACTAATTCGCCTAGGGTATTTTTATCTTTGCACAAACTTTTGTCTTTGCTCAACAGAATGCCCGTTACGGCTTCGCCCAAATTAATTCCATCTCGATTTTTATCGTAGGGAGCGCAAAAGCTGCTGCTCAGCGCCATGAACGACTGAAAACCAGCATAGACAAAATGGCTGAATGAATCGCCACCCAATACAAGTGCATGGTCGTAATGACCTTTTTTAATCATTTTTTGCCCAATCAAAAGTCCTGAAATTCCCGAGATACAGGCGTTGGAAACTACCATGGGACTATTGGGGAAATCAAAATACTGGCTGACAGCTTTTGCCATTTCAGGCATGAACAATCTTTTTTTTGGGATATGCGGATTTTCCTCTCCAAGTAATTCAATATTTCCTTTGGTGGAAGAAATGACCAACAGCAAGCGTGAAAAGTCGGATAGCAGTGTTTCTTCCAGTATTTTTTTAGTAGCGAGAATGAAGCAAAGCTCCAGTGAGGTGTAGGATTTTAATTCTTCTGAAGTGAAAAAAGGTTGAACGAGGTTGTTGGGGAAAGTAGCTGCAAAAACTGATTTTTCTTCGGGAATAGCAGGGATATTTTGCTGTTGGATAGCTGTACAGCCATTTTCCAACTGGTGCAAGTTCTCCTCAGCTCCTAGCCCCAGTGGGCTTATGATATAATCTGCTACTGAATAAATCTTCACTTTTTTGCTATTGGGTTAATCATTCAACTTTAAGCTTTTTTGTTGTTGGGTTTAATATTTAATCCCATTTTTTATT
It encodes:
- a CDS encoding beta-ketoacyl-[acyl-carrier-protein] synthase family protein, whose protein sequence is MAEKIVVTGIGIISALGLDTQENLAALSNQKTGIGHSARLVEGLPSEFLFGEVKASNEQLAATLLSSQHHNSRTALLGLKAASEALKSASLNSEMLGNFGLVNGTSVGGMDVSEIHYSQFAKGESIDFQAAFGTHDCGFSAELIADTLGIKKHISTISTACSSSANSIAFAADLIKQGKVDGALAGGTDALSYFTFHGFNSLMILDKERCKPFDEQRKGLNLGEGAAFLVLESENSALKRGATILAEVAGYANASDAYHQTASSPEGTGATLAIRHALDMAGISAEDISYINAHGTGTENNDLSESIAIKNIFGDTLPPYSSTKSFTGHTLGAAGGIEAVFSVLAISQGIAFANQKITQPMEVLSAPPLQQIQKKAGIKHVLSNSFGFGGNCSSLLFSKA
- a CDS encoding phosphopantetheine-binding protein, with the translated sequence MSALIEKLKGEIIEQLNLEDVSVEDIKDDEQLFGGGLGLDSIDALELIVLLERGYGIKIASAEEGKKVFYSVKTISEFIEQHAEK
- a CDS encoding hydroxymyristoyl-ACP dehydratase, with translation MLLDDLYQIKTWNAEEGSIEAELAINAEHSIFEGHFPENPVLPGACQVEMVGELLGKNYGQNFRLDKAQNIKFLSVVDPTKSKLLNFSLQVKEDGKNKVVKAIGKLESGEVCIKFSGIFSEAI
- a CDS encoding outer membrane lipoprotein carrier protein LolA — translated: MNKLTLLLLIFSFSFALHAQDETLKPMQNPEVLKTGITKLSKETSSIQADFEQVKHMEILSSALTSKGKIKFKAPDKLRWEYSEPFEYMIVLNQQKMFIKDEEKTNTFDLESSKTFKEINNIIVNSVQGNILDSERFDISYFESAANYMAKLNSTNSQMKEIINSIEIYFDKADFGVVSIKLIEPTGDYTSLNFHNRKLNKPIDDSSFILH
- a CDS encoding beta-ketoacyl synthase N-terminal-like domain-containing protein; this encodes MKIYSVADYIISPLGLGAEENLHQLENGCTAIQQQNIPAIPEEKSVFAATFPNNLVQPFFTSEELKSYTSLELCFILATKKILEETLLSDFSRLLLVISSTKGNIELLGEENPHIPKKRLFMPEMAKAVSQYFDFPNSPMVVSNACISGISGLLIGQKMIKKGHYDHALVLGGDSFSHFVYAGFQSFMALSSSFCAPYDKNRDGINLGEAVTGILLSKDKSLCKDKNTLGELVGGGQANDANHISGPSREGKGLKIAVSKAMEQAEITPEKIGYINAHGTATPYNDEMEAIAFSSLGLEKAPLNSLKGYFGHTLGAAGVLESSLAIRQLNSGILLQNKGFEEMGVSKSINILEENLPKGGIEYILKTASGFGGGNAAVIFKKA
- a CDS encoding DUF2062 domain-containing protein, whose product is MEETNWGEITKELKCCVVIPTYNNEHKIGKIIKDVLPYTSDLLVVNDGSTDSTSEILQSFDGQIHCINFPKNQGKGKALRTSFKWALSHGFDYVVSMDSDGQHFASDIPLFLEQIKENPNSLVIGARNMSETNVPGKSNFGNNFSNFWFWVETGIKLTDTQSGFRLYPVQAMEKIKYFTNRFEFEVEVIVKAAWKDIDVVNIPIQIHYDPPEERVTHFRPFQDFSRISVLNTYLVTLTLLYYLPKRLLKNLTKKKIKNFLKKNLLDQEEPTHIKALSIGFGVFMGIFPIWGYQLIVGISLAHLLKLNKAIFILAAHISIPPMIPLLIYISFRMGAFFMPEHLVQEFDLNKSLDLDSIYLNLKQYLFGSIAFSFLAGIVTTALSYLIIHFTRKKAIEAV
- a CDS encoding polysaccharide deacetylase family protein, giving the protein MLKYSHTKPMFFVLLAALALSDFYFFTPFWAYLILVIVFMADIGFGAANMQCNYFLDATTRVNTLEKKIAITFDDGPCENTPKLLEILQKHKAKATFFCIGKNVEKHPEIVKSIHEQGHTIGNHSFSHHFFIDFFGKKRMIKEISHTDEAIEKITGEKPVFFRPPYGVTNPPIAKALKKTGHKAIGWNIRSLDTLRKKDEKLVKQIKSKISPGAILLFHDHVEKSDWLLEEILTIATKKGYTCVGLDELVSIKH
- a CDS encoding beta-ketoacyl synthase chain length factor yields the protein MNVFINGTSAISSQATFDGNQYLSEWVSPENEYFKCLEPTYKEVINARLLRRMSRIIKMGVATSLKSLEEAEVEDPSAILVGTGLGCLADTEKFLDAFSTNDGGLLSPTPFIQSTHNTIAGQVSLLLKSHSYAFTYSQRGHSFENALEDAIAKTSEANAQVLVGGLDEIIPTSLSILNKLACTPASAKAPFWGEGSAFFILSNQASASSYAQISAFETLYNPESDEEVKAWISSSLEKAEITPSGLDAVVTGADKKLSEELFGEIALVSFKNISGEYFTASALGLNLGANMVKNQQVFQKTLILGDGPSKIDNLLIYNNFNNKYHSLILLKKC